In the genome of Pseudophryne corroboree isolate aPseCor3 chromosome 3 unlocalized genomic scaffold, aPseCor3.hap2 SUPER_3_unloc_28, whole genome shotgun sequence, one region contains:
- the LOC134983885 gene encoding gastrula zinc finger protein XlCGF17.1-like has protein sequence MSDFSGMSKDDLEIVYQVKGCGYPFQRVQKHHEGSTLNPHTGKAGERPLICSDCGKCFTYKSHLVIHQRRHTGERPFSCSECGKCFTYKSQLVKHQRSHTGENLFPCSECGKCFTYESRLVIHKRIHTGEKPYSCSECGKCFTYKTTLDAHKRSHTGTSPFPCSECGKYFAQKSQLARHQRSHTGERPFPCADCGKCFSRKSHLVTHRQSHTGEKPFPCPECGKWFAQKSGLVRHQISHTGEKPFPCPECRKWFARK, from the exons atgtctgacttcagcggaatgtccaaggacgaTCTGGAGATTGTGTATCAGGTGAAAggttgtggatatccctttcaacgtgttcagaagcatcatgagggcagcactc ttaacccacacacaggtaaggcaggtgagaggccactgatatgctctgactgtgggaaatgttttacatacaaatcacatcttgttatacatcagagaaggcacacaggtgagaggccattttcttgctctgagtgcgggaaatgttttacatacaaatcacaacttgttaaacatcagcgaagtcacacaggtgagaatctatttccatgttctgagtgtgggaaatgttttacatacgaaTCACGtcttgtaatacataagagaatacatacaggtgagaaaccatattcctgttctgagtgtgggaaatgttttacatacaaaacaaCTCTTGATgctcataagagaagtcacacaggtacatcaccttttccatgttctgagtgtgggaaatattttgctcagaaatcacaacttgctagacatcagagaagtcacacaggtgagaggccatttccatgtgcagactgtggaaaatgtttttcaCGGAAATCACACCTTGTTACACAtcggcaaagtcacacaggtgagaagccatttccatgtcctgagtgtgggaaatggtttgcacagaaatcaggtcttgttagacatcagataagtcacacaggtgagaagccatttccatgtcctgagtgtaggAAATGGTTTGCACGGAAataa
- the LOC134983893 gene encoding zinc finger protein 501-like isoform X1, translating into MMENHRPLTSLDGPSNRDTPERCPRPLYSQDCTEENHRTPQEDQVEHLSDIKTEDIEGEETYVTDIKAEDIKGEEETYVTDMRAEDIEGEEETYVTDIKAEDTEGEEETYVRGDQQCKEEEIPTDISTADGHTSRNISEGHLMLSPDCDIKDNDSRQDSPGDNPIIPIIHPALSAGPSDPGKCSPDHSDIGTSVTALTVDTVFPCSIDAICFTQKTKLITHQTDKAGKRPFPCSECGKCFTYKSVLVTHQRRHTGEKPFLCSECGKCFLSKAHLVSHQETHTGEKPFPCSECVKFFTHKSALVIHQRTHTGERPFPCSECGKCFAQKSALVIHQRTHTGERPFPCSECQKCFAQKSDLVAHQRSHTGERPFPCSECGKCFIQKSNLFTHQRTHTGEKPFPCSECGKCFTRKSKLVIHHRSHTGEKPFPCSECGECFTGKSALVRHQRTHTCEKPFPCSECEK; encoded by the exons atgatggagaatcaccggcccctcacatcactgg atgggcccagtaacagagataccccagagagatgtccccgtcctctgtattcccaggattgtacagaggagaatcacaggaccccacaggaggatcaggtag aacatctgtctgatattaaaacagaagatatagagggagaagagacgtatgtgactgatataaaggcagaagatataaagggagaagaagagacgtatgtgactgatatgagggcagaagatatagagggagaagaagagacgtatgtgactgatataaaggcagaagatacagagggagaagaagagacgtatgtgaggggtgatcaacagtgtaaggaggaggaaatccctacagatatcagcacag cagatggacacacaagcaggaatatctcagaaggacatcttatgttatccccggattgtgacataaaagataatgacagtagacaggattctccaggagataaccccattatcccaattatacatccagctctatcagctggtccttcTGATccagggaaatgttctcctgatcactctgatattggtacatcggtaacagctctgacagtagacacagtgtttccctgttctatagatgccatatgttttacacagaaaacaaagcttattacccatcagacagataaagcaggcaaaaggccatttccatgttctgagtgtgggaaatgttttacatacaaatcagttcttgttacacatcagagaaggcacacaggtgagaaaccatttctatgttctgagtgtggaaaatgttttttaagtaaagcacatctagtttcacatcaggaaactcacacaggtgagaagccatttccatgttctgagtgtgtaaaattttttacacataaatcagctcttgttatacatcaaagaactcacacaggtgagaggccatttccatgttctgagtgtgggaaatgttttgcacagaaatcagctcttgttatacatcaaagaactcacacaggtgagaggccatttccatgttctgagtgtcagaaatgttttgcacagaaatcagatcttgttgcacatcaaagaagtcacacaggtgagaggccatttccatgctctgagtgtgggaaatgttttatacagaaatcaaatctttttacacatcagagaactcatacaggtgagaaaccatttccatgctctgagtgtgggaaatgttttacccgaaaatcaaaacttgttatacatcatcgaagtcacacaggtgagaaaccatttccatgttctgagtgtggagaaTGTTTCAcagggaaatcagctcttgttagacatcaaagaactcacacatgtgagaaaccatttccatgttctgagtgtgagaagtaA
- the LOC134983893 gene encoding zinc finger protein 501-like isoform X2, with amino-acid sequence MMENHRPLTSLDGPSNRDTPERCPRPLYSQDCTEENHRTPQEDQVEHLSDIKTEDIEGEETYVTDIKAEDIKGEEETYVTDMRAEDIEGEEETYVTDIKAEDTEGEEETYVRGDQQCKEEEIPTDISTDGHTSRNISEGHLMLSPDCDIKDNDSRQDSPGDNPIIPIIHPALSAGPSDPGKCSPDHSDIGTSVTALTVDTVFPCSIDAICFTQKTKLITHQTDKAGKRPFPCSECGKCFTYKSVLVTHQRRHTGEKPFLCSECGKCFLSKAHLVSHQETHTGEKPFPCSECVKFFTHKSALVIHQRTHTGERPFPCSECGKCFAQKSALVIHQRTHTGERPFPCSECQKCFAQKSDLVAHQRSHTGERPFPCSECGKCFIQKSNLFTHQRTHTGEKPFPCSECGKCFTRKSKLVIHHRSHTGEKPFPCSECGECFTGKSALVRHQRTHTCEKPFPCSECEK; translated from the exons atgatggagaatcaccggcccctcacatcactgg atgggcccagtaacagagataccccagagagatgtccccgtcctctgtattcccaggattgtacagaggagaatcacaggaccccacaggaggatcaggtag aacatctgtctgatattaaaacagaagatatagagggagaagagacgtatgtgactgatataaaggcagaagatataaagggagaagaagagacgtatgtgactgatatgagggcagaagatatagagggagaagaagagacgtatgtgactgatataaaggcagaagatacagagggagaagaagagacgtatgtgaggggtgatcaacagtgtaaggaggaggaaatccctacagatatcagcacag atggacacacaagcaggaatatctcagaaggacatcttatgttatccccggattgtgacataaaagataatgacagtagacaggattctccaggagataaccccattatcccaattatacatccagctctatcagctggtccttcTGATccagggaaatgttctcctgatcactctgatattggtacatcggtaacagctctgacagtagacacagtgtttccctgttctatagatgccatatgttttacacagaaaacaaagcttattacccatcagacagataaagcaggcaaaaggccatttccatgttctgagtgtgggaaatgttttacatacaaatcagttcttgttacacatcagagaaggcacacaggtgagaaaccatttctatgttctgagtgtggaaaatgttttttaagtaaagcacatctagtttcacatcaggaaactcacacaggtgagaagccatttccatgttctgagtgtgtaaaattttttacacataaatcagctcttgttatacatcaaagaactcacacaggtgagaggccatttccatgttctgagtgtgggaaatgttttgcacagaaatcagctcttgttatacatcaaagaactcacacaggtgagaggccatttccatgttctgagtgtcagaaatgttttgcacagaaatcagatcttgttgcacatcaaagaagtcacacaggtgagaggccatttccatgctctgagtgtgggaaatgttttatacagaaatcaaatctttttacacatcagagaactcatacaggtgagaaaccatttccatgctctgagtgtgggaaatgttttacccgaaaatcaaaacttgttatacatcatcgaagtcacacaggtgagaaaccatttccatgttctgagtgtggagaaTGTTTCAcagggaaatcagctcttgttagacatcaaagaactcacacatgtgagaaaccatttccatgttctgagtgtgagaagtaA